From Ptychodera flava strain L36383 chromosome 9, AS_Pfla_20210202, whole genome shotgun sequence:
ACCGTTTAACACACCTCGTCTAGCTTTTATTGACGAGATAATGACATGGGTCCGAATTTAGTTTTGTGTTGAGAAACCACTGAACCTACGGTGTAGAATTTAGAAGATCCATACCGATTCGTCTTCGCCTGTATTGCATCGAGGATAAGAATGTCCCGCTCCGacaacgagagagagagagagagagagagagagagagagagagagagagagagagagagagatatgcgTACGAGTTATATACGTTAACAATAAGTGTAAGTCATTAATGAGCTCGTCCTCCgtgctatttatttatttcagttttatcGCTGTAACTTCTCTACTCAGCACTCCTTCGCTAGATCCTTACTTTCAGTTGGCTCAAAATATAACTATTACAGGTAGCCATAGGTTAAAAATAGTTGAACACTCGCAAACAATGCCAAATCAGGCAGGTTGCGGGTCACACGTTACTTCAATTAATACCACCTGACAACTCTAAACTGAACAGTACTGGTCGAATAGCATGTATATGTGGTGTGCTTCGATCAATACAAACGCAGATCtacaaatatgattttattattttacgcAGGTTAGTTGAGGAAGACATGTTTGTGGAGCTAGAAGTCAAACCAAGCATTGTTCGATACACAAACCAAGTAGAAGATCAATGTGAACGGTAAGGGTGTTTCATTTATGTTCATTtctacaaaaattgattttaaagttttgccTGAATACTTTACCTAATGTACAAACAGTTTCAATGGGGTTTTGCTAACTTTTTGCGCTTGGAACCCAGTGAAGAAAATTATTCGTCTCAGAGAAGAAGACGACGACTCTGCGCGTTAGTGGACGTCAGCGTTCTGATGCGCCCTCTCCAGTCATAAGAAGAAATTAGGAAAGATGATGGGAAACAAAGAGGTATCAGCGTTTGCTAAATTCAAATATTCCCAGCATTTTGTTTGTGGCACATGCGATCGTTCGGAAGGCCTCTAGgagttttcaaaacaaacttgatATATGCAGGATTACGTTGCAGAACTTAAACTTGCAGACCATCATGTTTACCACATGCTTAATGACAGATGACTCTGATAATTAAGcgataaagcacacccagcgattggtcgctgggtgtgatttattgctattgtatcataacaatatattgaaattcacgTATGGATCGTCAAAacaggatttttgctcaagccgagagctcgcgcgtgtgccagccgtggtatatcacgAATGTACCacagttcttttcacgtctaaaccaatcagatcgctgtttcaccatcaatatactggtatgatataattgaaaAATAGCGAATGTTTTGGGAGTCGCCCTATCTTGGAAAATGTTAGCATCATCCTTGACCTTGTTTTTTATCgttaataaatattaatattagaATACGATGAGTAGAAAAGTGTAAGGTTAACATGAATGTCGGGCATACCATATTTCGCATCAAAATGCAGCTGCTTCCTGGTGTGTAGGTGTGCACTGTGATAGTCGTGTCGTTGATCAATAACAATATTCTGAGACATCCGCCCCATCATTCCATGCAAGTTCCCCCctccccctgcattttttgatCACTGCCATGGCAATGTTTGGGTCCTCTGTGGTTTTCCTATCTTTGCAACAAAGTTCTGTTGCAGGGCATGGGGAAGTGTTGTACTGGACTCCCTTTACAGCCCCTCGTTCGTCAagcaactttattttcaaaaaacatcgcgacgcgccctcaacggtcttccTAGCAACCGAGGCTCATTTAGCCAGCCGGGCTACCTATACCTCGTTTCGGAACCCCCTTCTCCAGGTCATTCAGTCAATCTGCACTCGGCACATGCACAGCCGTCGAGGGGCTGTGACAGAGTCTTGCACACAGGAATTTCAAACCCTGTTAGCTTCTAGCACGGCACTTTTAGCTCTCTTTGCTTCatttgctccaagtctgtgagCATATTAGCCTCAAAACAGAATAGATCGAAGCAttgaacttcagcagactgtcagaATATATAGTAGGCTATTGCGTAGATCGAGGGGTGAACGCcttggcacacagtccatgtacgCCTTGGCTTGGCCAGCCGGTAACTCAGCTGCCaagaaaagccaggcgactggaAGCCAGTCTATCTCTTTGCAAGAGTAATTGATAATACATTCATTCCAtgcaaattgatatttataaAGGACTATATAGACTTCCGGTCCAACCATACAGTTTTGTATGAACTGGAAGTTTTGCGCGAAAATTTAATAGCCCAGCTGTCAATTCAGTACGGAATTCAGTCACGGGCCCTCTATCACGATTCAGTTTGCTTTGGGAAGTCAAAGGGAACAGGGAGAAAATTCAAAAGTGGTCACATGTGGTGTCATGTACTCAGAGAAGACTACACAAGAAGAGAAACAGACTGAAAGGTGTTACGTTCGGAAACCTTACAAATTACAATGACATATCTGATTAGGAGATATACTCCTGATGAATACGGAACTGGCAATTCCAATAGTACAAATAATGAATAACGTCCATATTTGGTTAGTTTCAAATGTTTGCCTTGTCTTGGCGTGGTTGAATAGTGTTTGCCACAAGTATAAGCGCACGCGATTTACACCAATGTAAATGCGTTCATTCCACTCACCCTATATTCACTTAATACACATTTTGCTGAATTTCGTGTATTTTATTAAGACAGAATTCACAGGCAAGTCTGTAGACAGTGGAGCACTCCACTAGTTATGCTTTCGCGCCAGAGCCTTTGGGCGGAAAAGCACTTAAGTGATGTGTTTCCTATTCGGTTCGTTGACCATTCAGGCGAATGACCAGAATCCTTCATTTGCATTTCTAAAGCTTTAAATACAGGATCATACCACTTGCACAGTCATTCTGAATTGTTCACCGCTAGCGTTCACAATGGCTCCCAAGACAAGTGGTAAAGCTGCCAAGAAGGCCGGCAAGGCCAAAGCCGCACGTAGTGGCGACAAGAAGAGGAAGAGGAAAAGGAAGGAAAGCTATGGTATCTACATCTACAAGGTACTGAAACAGGTCCACCCCGACACTGGTGTCTCCTCCAAAGCCATGTCAATCATGAACAGCTTTGTCAACGACATCTTCGAGCGTATCGCCGCTGAAGCTTCCCGCCTGGCCCACTACAACAAGCGTTCCACCATCACCAGCAGAGAGATCCAGACCGCTGTCCGTCTCTTGCTGCCCGGTGAGCTTGCCAAGCACGCCGTCAGTGAAGGCACCAAAGCCGTCAC
This genomic window contains:
- the LOC139140228 gene encoding histone H2B, gonadal-like, producing the protein MAPKTSGKAAKKAGKAKAARSGDKKRKRKRKESYGIYIYKVLKQVHPDTGVSSKAMSIMNSFVNDIFERIAAEASRLAHYNKRSTITSREIQTAVRLLLPGELAKHAVSEGTKAVTKYTSSK